Proteins from one Syntrophus gentianae genomic window:
- a CDS encoding Hsp20/alpha crystallin family protein, translated as MLSRIEWERSEFSTLRTQMEELFDSFFGDLTSRYFIPAVGTFADGQVFENDREFVLVIALPDIDKDDIEVTVQGNNLTVKTQLAEDYEKDSEGTAHQKRRKRTSIRNVRLPNDLQTDRIEASFAEGMLKITLPKQERTLQRVKVKT; from the coding sequence ATGCTTAGTCGGATTGAATGGGAACGCAGTGAATTTTCAACCTTGAGAACGCAGATGGAAGAGCTGTTTGATTCTTTCTTCGGCGACCTGACCAGCCGCTATTTCATCCCGGCCGTGGGGACCTTCGCCGATGGGCAGGTCTTTGAAAATGACCGGGAATTCGTCCTGGTCATCGCCCTCCCGGATATTGACAAGGACGACATCGAAGTGACCGTTCAGGGCAATAATCTGACCGTAAAGACGCAATTGGCCGAAGATTACGAGAAGGACTCGGAAGGGACTGCGCACCAGAAAAGAAGAAAGCGGACCAGCATCCGGAACGTCCGGCTTCCCAATGATCTGCAGACCGACCGGATCGAGGCCTCCTTTGCGGAGGGAATGCTGAAGATCACCCTCCCCAAGCAGGAAAGAACGCTTCAACGGGTCAAGGTCAAAACCTGA
- a CDS encoding hydroxyacylglutathione hydrolase family protein — protein MTALAVEQFRYGADNLGYLIFGNRTAMAVDGGAADEILAFLKKHRLELLFVTNTHGHYDHTPGNEALLRHSRATFLDCSTLAAQGRLELEGETIAVYATPGHTRDSICFHVDSMLLTGDTLFNGTVGNCFSGNTHGFYLSIKKILTLPPSTIIYAGHDYVRDSLTMARHLEPDNPALDKFLSFYDPDHVYSTLSEELQINPYLRFNEEPIVRLLREMGLPSDSEEERWQSLMSLE, from the coding sequence ATGACTGCCCTTGCTGTCGAACAGTTCCGCTATGGGGCGGATAATCTGGGCTATCTCATCTTCGGCAATCGGACCGCCATGGCCGTGGATGGGGGCGCCGCGGATGAAATCCTGGCTTTTCTGAAAAAGCATCGGCTCGAGCTTTTGTTCGTGACCAACACCCATGGCCATTATGACCATACGCCGGGCAACGAAGCCCTGCTGAGGCATTCGCGGGCAACGTTTCTGGACTGCTCAACCCTGGCCGCCCAAGGCCGGCTGGAACTGGAGGGGGAAACCATCGCCGTTTACGCCACACCCGGCCACACCCGTGATTCGATCTGCTTCCATGTAGATTCGATGCTGCTCACCGGAGACACCCTCTTCAATGGAACGGTCGGTAACTGTTTTTCCGGCAACACCCACGGCTTTTATCTATCCATAAAAAAAATCCTGACGCTGCCACCGTCAACGATCATCTACGCCGGGCATGATTACGTCCGGGATTCACTGACCATGGCCCGCCACCTCGAACCAGACAATCCCGCCCTCGACAAATTTCTCTCCTTTTATGACCCGGACCACGTCTATTCCACCCTGTCGGAGGAACTGCAAATCAATCCCTATCTGCGCTTCAACGAAGAGCCCATCGTCCGTCTCCTCCGCGAAATGGGACTCCCCAGCGATTCGGAGGAAGAGCGCTGGCAATCGCTCATGAGCCTGGAGTGA
- a CDS encoding zinc-dependent alcohol dehydrogenase family protein translates to MEAMILKGLSQYRESWTPLESVELPIPEPGRGEILLKVSACGVCHTELDEIEGRTPPPRFPVIPGHQVVGRVEKNGPGASAYRIGDRVGVGWIYSSCGQCRECREGRENLCSEYMATGRDVHGGYAQYMVVPESFAIPIPELFSDIEAAPLLCAGAIGYRSLRLTGLEDGQNLGLTGFGASAHLVLKMVRQRYPSTDVYVFARSAREQDFARQLGAVWAGDTTESSPRKLAAIIDTTPAWKPIVEALRNLEKGGRLVINAIRKEESDKSELLNLDYPDHLWLEKEIKSVANVTRQDIREFLALAAEIPLHPETQEYELHDANRALAELKEGKVRGGKVLVMR, encoded by the coding sequence ATGGAAGCCATGATCCTGAAAGGTCTTTCCCAATACAGGGAATCCTGGACACCCCTGGAGTCCGTGGAACTCCCGATCCCGGAACCCGGCCGGGGTGAAATCCTTTTGAAGGTCTCCGCCTGCGGAGTCTGCCATACGGAGCTGGATGAAATTGAAGGCCGGACTCCCCCGCCCCGTTTTCCCGTCATTCCGGGGCATCAGGTGGTTGGCAGGGTCGAGAAAAACGGCCCCGGAGCTTCCGCATACCGGATCGGCGACCGGGTCGGAGTCGGCTGGATCTATTCTTCCTGCGGGCAATGCCGGGAATGCCGGGAGGGGCGCGAAAATCTCTGCTCGGAATACATGGCGACGGGCCGGGACGTCCACGGAGGTTACGCCCAGTATATGGTGGTCCCGGAGTCCTTCGCTATTCCTATTCCTGAACTTTTCTCAGATATCGAGGCTGCGCCGCTTCTGTGCGCCGGGGCCATCGGGTACCGGTCGCTGCGGCTGACGGGACTGGAAGACGGCCAGAACCTGGGATTGACGGGTTTCGGGGCTTCGGCCCATCTCGTCCTCAAGATGGTGCGACAACGCTATCCTTCGACAGACGTTTATGTCTTTGCCCGAAGCGCCAGGGAACAGGACTTCGCCCGTCAACTCGGCGCCGTCTGGGCGGGGGACACAACGGAATCTTCGCCACGGAAGCTCGCTGCCATCATAGACACGACACCGGCCTGGAAACCCATTGTCGAAGCCCTGCGAAATCTGGAAAAGGGGGGACGGCTCGTCATCAATGCCATCCGCAAGGAAGAAAGCGACAAAAGCGAATTGCTGAATCTGGATTATCCCGATCATCTCTGGCTGGAAAAGGAAATCAAGAGCGTGGCCAATGTCACCCGCCAGGATATCCGGGAATTTCTCGCCCTGGCCGCCGAAATTCCCCTTCATCCCGAAACGCAGGAATATGAATTGCATGATGCCAACCGGGCTCTGGCTGAGCTCAAAGAGGGAAAAGTCCGGGGCGGCAAAGTGCTGGTCATGCGTTGA
- a CDS encoding HDOD domain-containing protein — MMAPISNPEIRLEQLSQSIARMPSLSVTMMKVLEICNAPETSPDDLNRVISLDPILAGKVLRLINSAYYSLRSPVTSLTRAVILLGINTVKNLALSAAVLKSLEGKNSFRGLCASDFWLHSLGVGVAAKFLAAELGVPLAEREEYFVAGLLHDLGKIPLNREYAPEYSEALKKAEQENRSLHQTEEEIFGFNHCLVGEMIIDKWQLGRIFLNTLRHHHHPVDAKGDNRSFISIVSLADFLINTLGIGSAGNPVKNQDILPALIRIHDANMDQSSLYNLQSTVLEEIEKAKIFLQISREN; from the coding sequence ATGATGGCTCCCATATCCAACCCAGAAATTCGCCTGGAACAGCTTTCACAATCCATTGCCCGGATGCCGAGTCTTTCCGTCACCATGATGAAAGTCCTGGAAATCTGCAATGCTCCCGAAACCTCACCGGATGATTTGAACCGCGTTATCTCCCTGGACCCGATTCTTGCCGGCAAGGTGCTCAGGTTGATCAATTCCGCCTATTATTCCCTGCGCAGTCCCGTCACGTCATTGACACGAGCCGTGATTCTACTCGGGATCAATACCGTGAAAAATCTTGCCCTGAGTGCCGCCGTACTGAAATCCCTGGAAGGTAAAAATTCCTTCCGCGGGCTTTGTGCAAGCGACTTCTGGCTTCATTCACTCGGCGTCGGAGTGGCCGCCAAATTTCTTGCAGCGGAACTGGGCGTTCCCTTGGCGGAAAGAGAGGAATATTTTGTCGCGGGACTCCTCCACGATCTGGGGAAAATCCCCCTGAATCGGGAATATGCCCCGGAGTATTCGGAGGCCTTAAAAAAAGCGGAGCAGGAAAACAGGTCCCTGCACCAGACAGAAGAGGAGATCTTCGGTTTCAATCACTGTCTCGTGGGAGAAATGATTATCGACAAGTGGCAGTTGGGAAGGATCTTTCTCAATACCCTGCGCCATCATCATCACCCGGTGGACGCCAAGGGTGACAATCGTTCTTTTATCTCAATTGTATCTCTGGCTGATTTTCTGATCAACACACTGGGAATCGGTTCAGCGGGTAACCCGGTAAAAAACCAGGATATCCTGCCGGCCCTGATCCGGATTCATGATGCAAACATGGACCAGTCCTCGCTCTATAACCTTCAGAGCACCGTACTGGAAGAAATCGAAAAGGCCAAAATTTTTCTTCAGATCAGCCGGGAAAACTAA
- a CDS encoding DegQ family serine endoprotease, whose product MTRNGQSKFVLGILMFLMMSWVLMPAFPFPAATLFFESGKAYAREGAPGSGAPASLADLTEKLGPSVVNISTTKVIKSRSGRGSGGETPFDRFFGNDEFFRRFFGDLPERELKQRSLGSGFIISSDGYIFTNNHVVEKADKIRVKLSSGKEYDAEIKGRDSNTDIALIKIKADKPLPIVALGNSDKLRVGEWVFAIGNPFGLDHTVTTGIISAKGRMIGSGPYDNFLQTDASINPGNSGGPLFNMAGEVVGINTAIVAHGQGIGFAIPINMAKDILDDLKSKGKVTRGWLGITVQDITEEIAANLKIKNQQGALVGQVMEGEPGDKAGLKSGDIIIQIDGKTINNSKDLLNTVAGLKVGRTVQITALRDGKEITRSAIVGERRDTLQAAKDSIPDTLGMTVQEITPEMAKHLRRKTQGGVMITKIRSGSPADEAGLQVQDIILSINRKAIRSLKDYLNAIARKPENGNWLLLIQRGGSSFFVTLESAKEKVEPDRNAGPEQEEDQE is encoded by the coding sequence ATGACACGAAACGGTCAAAGTAAATTTGTCTTGGGGATTCTGATGTTTCTGATGATGAGCTGGGTTCTGATGCCCGCTTTCCCTTTTCCGGCGGCCACGCTGTTCTTTGAATCGGGAAAGGCTTACGCCCGCGAAGGAGCTCCAGGCTCCGGGGCTCCCGCTTCTTTGGCTGATCTGACAGAGAAGCTCGGTCCCTCCGTCGTGAATATCAGCACCACCAAAGTCATAAAAAGCAGATCCGGCAGAGGCTCCGGCGGAGAGACGCCCTTTGACCGATTTTTCGGCAACGATGAATTTTTCCGTCGATTCTTTGGTGATCTTCCCGAAAGGGAGCTCAAGCAGCGAAGTCTTGGATCGGGATTCATCATCTCCAGTGACGGGTATATCTTCACCAACAATCACGTCGTGGAAAAAGCCGACAAAATCCGGGTGAAATTATCGTCGGGAAAAGAATATGACGCCGAGATCAAGGGGAGAGATTCCAACACCGATATCGCGCTGATCAAAATCAAGGCGGATAAGCCTCTGCCCATTGTCGCACTGGGTAATTCCGACAAGTTGCGCGTCGGGGAATGGGTCTTTGCCATCGGCAATCCCTTCGGCCTGGATCATACCGTCACGACAGGAATCATCAGCGCCAAGGGAAGGATGATCGGTTCGGGCCCCTATGACAATTTTCTGCAAACCGATGCCTCCATCAATCCGGGAAACAGCGGCGGCCCTCTTTTCAACATGGCCGGCGAGGTGGTGGGAATCAACACGGCCATTGTGGCCCATGGCCAGGGAATCGGTTTTGCCATTCCCATCAACATGGCCAAAGATATTCTCGATGACCTGAAATCCAAGGGGAAGGTGACCCGCGGCTGGCTCGGCATCACCGTACAGGACATCACGGAAGAGATTGCGGCGAACCTCAAAATCAAGAATCAACAGGGCGCATTGGTCGGCCAGGTCATGGAAGGAGAACCGGGCGACAAGGCAGGCCTGAAATCGGGCGATATCATCATTCAGATTGACGGAAAAACCATCAACAACTCGAAGGATCTGCTCAACACCGTGGCCGGGCTGAAGGTGGGAAGAACCGTTCAGATCACGGCGTTGAGAGACGGGAAGGAGATAACGCGTTCGGCCATTGTCGGTGAACGAAGGGATACTTTGCAGGCAGCGAAGGACTCGATCCCGGACACACTGGGAATGACCGTCCAGGAAATCACCCCGGAAATGGCGAAGCATCTGCGACGCAAAACACAGGGCGGCGTCATGATTACAAAAATCCGTTCGGGATCGCCGGCGGATGAGGCCGGGCTTCAGGTCCAGGATATCATCCTTTCGATCAACAGGAAGGCCATCCGCTCGCTGAAAGATTACTTGAACGCCATTGCCCGGAAACCGGAAAACGGCAATTGGCTGCTGCTCATTCAAAGAGGCGGATCATCCTTTTTTGTGACCCTGGAGAGCGCAAAGGAAAAGGTGGAGCCGGATCGGAATGCAGGGCCGGAGCAGGAGGAGGATCAGGAATAG
- a CDS encoding metallophosphoesterase family protein translates to MERTFAIGDIHGCLDQLKGMISLLDIDRERDNLVFVGDYIDRGPDSRGVVDFILDLKRDLKHVVCLRGNHEEMFLDFYLERKNGPLFLRNGGRETLSSYGLKKTAEGKTVDLPDEHLQFLTALPFYFEMEDFIFVHAGLRPGLSLEEQDPYDLLWIRHEFFFSEEEFPKVVVFGHTPFSRPLLEENKIGIDTGAVYGGKLTCIELPDRKIYQV, encoded by the coding sequence ATGGAAAGGACCTTTGCCATTGGGGATATCCATGGCTGCCTGGACCAGCTGAAAGGGATGATTTCCCTGCTGGACATCGACAGGGAGCGGGATAACCTCGTTTTTGTCGGTGACTACATTGATCGGGGACCCGACTCGAGGGGCGTTGTCGATTTCATCCTCGATCTGAAAAGGGATCTGAAACATGTGGTCTGCCTCCGGGGCAATCACGAGGAAATGTTTCTCGACTTCTACCTGGAAAGGAAAAATGGCCCGCTCTTTCTGAGAAACGGCGGCAGGGAAACCCTCTCTTCCTACGGATTGAAGAAAACAGCGGAAGGAAAGACCGTCGATCTGCCGGATGAGCACCTTCAGTTCCTGACAGCCCTTCCCTTTTACTTTGAAATGGAGGATTTCATCTTCGTTCATGCGGGGCTGAGGCCAGGCCTGTCCCTGGAAGAGCAGGACCCTTACGACCTGCTCTGGATCCGTCATGAATTTTTCTTTTCCGAGGAAGAGTTCCCCAAAGTTGTGGTTTTCGGTCACACACCCTTTTCCCGGCCCCTGCTTGAAGAAAATAAAATCGGCATTGATACGGGGGCGGTCTACGGGGGAAAACTGACCTGCATCGAACTTCCGGACAGAAAGATTTATCAGGTATAA
- a CDS encoding phosphoribosylformylglycinamidine synthase subunit PurQ has protein sequence MLQRVRSMVITGNGTNCEREMAHACRLAGSEEVDIVHISDLLSGEKRLDDYHFLNLPGGFVDGDDLGSAKANANRLLHVRIRGTEERLYDSLLRFIAEGKLILGVCNGFQLMVKLGLLPGFDGDYATQTVTLTYNDSGKFEDRWVYLKPEASSPCVFTQGLEGVYLPVRHGEGKLVPRDEGILKRLHAQKQVVLQYCDEAFGEAEMTYPRNPNGSVDAIAGICNETGRLFGLMPHPEAYLHATNHPRWTREKLPEEGQGLQIFRNAVTFLRREL, from the coding sequence ATGTTGCAGCGGGTAAGATCCATGGTGATCACGGGAAACGGGACGAACTGTGAAAGAGAGATGGCCCATGCCTGCCGTCTTGCCGGTTCGGAGGAGGTGGACATTGTCCACATCAGTGATCTGCTCAGCGGGGAAAAGCGCCTCGATGACTATCATTTTCTCAACCTGCCCGGAGGATTTGTCGACGGCGACGACCTCGGTTCCGCCAAGGCCAATGCCAACCGCCTGCTGCACGTCCGTATCCGGGGAACGGAAGAAAGGCTTTACGATTCGCTGCTCCGCTTCATTGCCGAGGGGAAACTGATTCTGGGCGTCTGCAACGGCTTTCAGCTGATGGTGAAACTGGGGCTTCTTCCCGGTTTTGACGGCGATTACGCGACCCAGACCGTTACCCTGACCTATAACGATTCCGGAAAATTCGAGGACCGGTGGGTCTATCTGAAACCGGAGGCCTCTTCCCCCTGTGTCTTCACCCAGGGGCTGGAGGGGGTCTATCTCCCCGTCCGTCACGGGGAAGGGAAGCTGGTGCCGAGGGACGAAGGAATCCTGAAGCGGCTGCACGCTCAGAAGCAGGTGGTTCTCCAATACTGCGACGAAGCCTTCGGGGAGGCCGAAATGACCTATCCCCGGAATCCCAACGGCTCCGTGGACGCCATCGCCGGCATCTGCAACGAAACGGGGCGCCTCTTCGGTCTCATGCCCCATCCGGAGGCCTATCTGCACGCCACCAACCATCCCCGCTGGACCCGGGAAAAATTGCCGGAAGAGGGCCAGGGACTGCAGATCTTCCGCAACGCCGTAACCTTTCTCCGCCGGGAACTGTAA